In Mus musculus strain C57BL/6J chromosome 14, GRCm38.p6 C57BL/6J, the following are encoded in one genomic region:
- the Pcdh8 gene encoding protocadherin-8 isoform 1 precursor (isoform 1 precursor is encoded by transcript variant 1), whose product MSPAKRWGSPCLFPLQLFSLCWVLSVAQSKTVRYSTFEEDAPGTVIGTLAEDLHMKVSGDTSFRLMKQFNSSLLRVREGDGQLTVGDAGLDRERLCGPSPQCVLAFDVVSFSQEQFRLVHVEVEVRDVNDHAPRFPRAQIPVEVSESAPVGTRIPLEVPVDEDVGANGLQSVRLAEPHSPFRVELQTRADGAQCADLVLLQELDRESQASYSLELVAQDGGRPPRSATAALSVRVLDANDHSPAFPQGAVAEVELAEDAPVGSLLLDLDAADPDEGPNGDVVFTFGARTPPEARHLFRLDPRSGRLTLAGQVDYERQDTYELDVRAQDRGPGPRTATCKVIVRIRDVNDNAPEISITPLAAPGAPATSPFAAAAAAAALGGADAASSTGSGTQEAGITSLVPEGAARESLVALVSTSDRDSGANGQVRCALYGHEHFRLQPAYAGSYLVVTAASLDRERIAEYNLTLVAEDRGTPPLRTVRPYTVRVGDENDNAPIFTKPVYEVSVRENNPPGAYLATVAARDPDVGRNGQVTYRLVEAEVGRSGEAVSTYVSVDPATGAIYALRSFDYETLRQLDVRVQASDGGSPQLSSNALVQVRVLDQNDHSPILVHPAPANGSLEVAVPGRSTKDTAVARIQARDADEGANGELAFDLLQQEPREAFSIGRHTGEIMLTGDLSQEPPGRVFKALLVISDGGRPPLTTTATVSFVVTAGGGSAVPASSGSPEHSRPPGSRLAPSGPSLQWDTPLIVIIVLAGSCTLLLAAIIAIATTCNRRKKEVRKGGALREERPGAAGGGASAPGSPDETARGTGPRPNMFDVLTFPGSGKAPFGSPAADAPPPAVAAAEVPGSEGGSATGESACHFEGQQRLRGAHAEPYGASPGFGKEPAAPPVAVWKGHSFNTISGREAEKFSGKDSGKGDSDFNDSDSDISGDALKKDLINHMQSGLWACTAECKILGHSDRCWSPSCAGPNVHPPPHPPAQMSTFCKSTSLPRDPLRRDNYYQAQLPKTVGLQSVYEKVLHRDYDRTVTLLSPPRPGRLPDLQEIGVPLYESPPGSRYVSPKKGINENV is encoded by the exons ATGAGTCCTGCGAAGCGCTGGGGCAGCCCTtgccttttccccttgcagctatTTAGTCTCTGCTGGGTGCTCTCAGTGGCCCAGAGCAAGACAGTCCGATACAGCACGTTCGAAGAGGATGCCCCTGGCACAGTCATCGGAacccttgcagaagacctgcacaTGAAAGTGTCTGGAGACACAAGCTTCCGCCTGATGAAGCAATTCAACAGCTCTCTGCTCCGGGTACGCGAGGGCGACGGGCAGCTGACCGTCGGGGATGCGGGCCTGGACCGTGAGCGTCTGTGTGGCCCGTCCCCACAGTGCGTGCTGGCCTTCGATGTTGTCAGCTTCTCGCAGGAACAGTTCCGCCTGGTGCACgtggaggtggaggtgagggATGTAAACGACCACGCGCCCCGCTTTCCCCGAGCCCAGATCCCGGTGGAGGTCTCAGAGAGCGCTCCGGTAGGCACACGCATCCCCCTGGAGGTGCCCGTGGACGAGGACGTGGGTGCCAACGGGCTGCAGAGTGTACGCCTAGCCGAGCCTCACAGCCCCTTCCGCGTGGAGCTGCAGACGCGCGCGGACGGTGCCCAGTGTGCGGACCTGGTGCTGCTACAGGAGTTGGACCGCGAGAGCCAGGCCTCCTACAGCCTGGAGCTGGTGGCTCAGGATGGCGGGCGACCGCCGCGTTCCGCCACAGCAGCCCTCAGCGTGCGTGTGCTAGATGCCAATGACCACAGCCCGGCCTTCCCACAGGGTGCCGTGGCAGAGGTGGAATTGGCCGAGGACGCACCTGTGGGATCGCTGCTGCTCGACCTGGACGCTGCCGATCCCGACGAAGGTCCCAACGGCGACGTTGTGTTCACCTTCGGCGCCCGCACCCCTCCCGAAGCCCGCCACCTCTTCCGGCTCGACCCGCGCTCTGGCCGCCTCACCTTGGCTGGGCAGGTGGACTACGAGCGCCAGGACACCTACGAGCTGGACGTGCGGGCTCAAGACCGAGGTCCAGGGCCCCGGACAGCCACCTGCAAGGTTATCGTGCGCATCCGAGACGTCAACGACAACGCTCCTGAAATTTCTATCACTCCTCTGGCCGCCCCGGGGGCTCCAGCCACCTCGCCcttcgccgccgccgccgctgccgccgcacTCGGAGGAGCGGACGCGGCCTCGTCGACTGGGTCCGGGACACAGGAAGCCGGTATCACCTCGCTGGTGCCAGAGGGGGCGGCGCGCGAGAGTCTAGTGGCGCTGGTCAGCACCTCGGACAGGGACTCGGGCGCCAACGGGCAGGTGCGCTGCGCCCTCTACGGGCACGAGCACTTTAGGCTGCAGCCGGCCTATGCTGGCAGCTACCTGGTGGTGACCGCTGCATCTCTGGACCGGGAGCGCATCGCGGAGTACAACCTGACGCTGGTGGCCGAAGACCGTGGCACACCCCCTCTTCGCACCGTCAGGCCCTACACCGTGCGAGTGGGGGACGAGAACGACAACGCACCGATCTTCACCAAGCCAGTCTATGAGGTGTCGGTCCGCGAAAACAACCCTCCAGGCGCCTACCTGGCCACAGTGGCAGCCCGCGACCCTGACGTGGGTCGCAACGGTCAAGTCACCTACCGCCTGGTAGAGGCCGAAGTGGGCCGCTCTGGGGAAGCCGTGTCCACTTACGTCTCAGTAGACCCGGCTACCGGAGCCATCTACGCTCTCCGTAGTTTTGACTATGAGACTCTGCGCCAGCTTGACGTGCGTGTCCAGGCCAGCGACGGCGGTTCCCCTCAGCTTTCCAGCAATGCTCTGGTGCAAGTGCGGGTGCTGGACCAGAATGATCATTCTCCGATCCTTGTGCATCCGGCGCCGGCTAATGGCTCCCTAGAAGTAGCGGTCCCTGGACGTTCCACCAAGGACACAGCTGTGGCGCGCATCCAGGCCCGGGATGCTGACGAAGGAGCCAACGGGGAACTGGCCTTTGATCTGCTGCAGCAGGAGCCACGCGAGGCCTTCTCCATAGGCCGCCACACGGGGGAGATCATGCTTACTGGAGACCTCTCGCAGGAGCCTCCTGGCCGCGTGTTCAAGGCCCTGCTGGTCATATCCGACGGCGGCCGTCCCCCTCTCACCACCACTGCAACCGTCAGTTTCGTGGTAACAGCCGGGGGCGGGTCAGCTGTGCCTGCCAGCTCCGGGAGCCCAGAGCACTCCCGGCCACCCGGCTCTCGCCTCGCGCCGTCGGGGCCTTCGCTGCAGTGGGACACGCCGCTGATCGTCATCATCGTGTTAGCCGGGAGCTGCACGCTGCTGCTTGCAGCCATCATCGCCATCGCCACCACCTGCAACCGCCGCAAGAAGGAGGTGCGCAAAGGGGGGGCCCTCCGGGAAGAGCGGCCCGGGGCGGCGGGCGGCGGAGCCTCGGCCCCTGGCTCCCCGGATGAAACCGCCAGGGGAACTGGGCCCAGGCCCAACATGTTCGACGTGCTCACCTTCCCTGGCAGCGGCAAAGCGCCCTTTGGCAGCCCCGCGGCCGACGCGCCCCCGCCCGCGGTCGCCGCGGCCGAAGTGCCGGGCTCGGAGGGCGGCAGCGCCACTGGGGAAAGCGCCTGTCACTTCGAGGGGCAGCAGCGGCTCCGAGGCGCGCACGCCGAG CCTTACGGTGCCTCTCCAGGCTTCGGGAAGGAGCCTGCTGCGCCCCCTGTTGCAGTCTGGAAGGGTCATTCATTCAACACCATCTCGGGCCGAGAAGCTGAGAAGTTCAGTGGGAAAGACAGCGGCAAAGGAGACAGTGATTTCAATGACAGTGACTCGGACATCAGCGGGGACGCTTTGAAAAAAGACCTCATCAACCACATGCAGAGTG gactgTGGGCGTGTACTGCTGAGTGCAAGATCCTAGGTCATTCTGATCGCTGCTGGAGCCCATCCTGTGCCGGACCCAACGTACACCCCCCTCCTCACCCACCAGCCCAGATGTCAACCTTCTGTAAGAGCACGTCCCTGCCTCGGGATCCTCTGCGCAGGGACAATTACTATCAGGCCCAGCTCCCCAAGACAGTAGGGTTGCAGAGCGTCTATGAGAAAGTACTGCATAGAGACTATGACAGGACAGTCACTTTACTCTCCCCTCCCCGTCCAGGAAGGCTCCCAGACCTGCAGGAGATTGGAGTACCCCTCTATGAATCCCCTCCTGGTAGCAGATACGTGTCCCCGAAGAAGGGAATCAATGAAAATGTGTAA
- the Pcdh8 gene encoding protocadherin-8 isoform 2 precursor (isoform 2 precursor is encoded by transcript variant 2), whose protein sequence is MSPAKRWGSPCLFPLQLFSLCWVLSVAQSKTVRYSTFEEDAPGTVIGTLAEDLHMKVSGDTSFRLMKQFNSSLLRVREGDGQLTVGDAGLDRERLCGPSPQCVLAFDVVSFSQEQFRLVHVEVEVRDVNDHAPRFPRAQIPVEVSESAPVGTRIPLEVPVDEDVGANGLQSVRLAEPHSPFRVELQTRADGAQCADLVLLQELDRESQASYSLELVAQDGGRPPRSATAALSVRVLDANDHSPAFPQGAVAEVELAEDAPVGSLLLDLDAADPDEGPNGDVVFTFGARTPPEARHLFRLDPRSGRLTLAGQVDYERQDTYELDVRAQDRGPGPRTATCKVIVRIRDVNDNAPEISITPLAAPGAPATSPFAAAAAAAALGGADAASSTGSGTQEAGITSLVPEGAARESLVALVSTSDRDSGANGQVRCALYGHEHFRLQPAYAGSYLVVTAASLDRERIAEYNLTLVAEDRGTPPLRTVRPYTVRVGDENDNAPIFTKPVYEVSVRENNPPGAYLATVAARDPDVGRNGQVTYRLVEAEVGRSGEAVSTYVSVDPATGAIYALRSFDYETLRQLDVRVQASDGGSPQLSSNALVQVRVLDQNDHSPILVHPAPANGSLEVAVPGRSTKDTAVARIQARDADEGANGELAFDLLQQEPREAFSIGRHTGEIMLTGDLSQEPPGRVFKALLVISDGGRPPLTTTATVSFVVTAGGGSAVPASSGSPEHSRPPGSRLAPSGPSLQWDTPLIVIIVLAGSCTLLLAAIIAIATTCNRRKKEPYGASPGFGKEPAAPPVAVWKGHSFNTISGREAEKFSGKDSGKGDSDFNDSDSDISGDALKKDLINHMQSGLWACTAECKILGHSDRCWSPSCAGPNVHPPPHPPAQMSTFCKSTSLPRDPLRRDNYYQAQLPKTVGLQSVYEKVLHRDYDRTVTLLSPPRPGRLPDLQEIGVPLYESPPGSRYVSPKKGINENV, encoded by the exons ATGAGTCCTGCGAAGCGCTGGGGCAGCCCTtgccttttccccttgcagctatTTAGTCTCTGCTGGGTGCTCTCAGTGGCCCAGAGCAAGACAGTCCGATACAGCACGTTCGAAGAGGATGCCCCTGGCACAGTCATCGGAacccttgcagaagacctgcacaTGAAAGTGTCTGGAGACACAAGCTTCCGCCTGATGAAGCAATTCAACAGCTCTCTGCTCCGGGTACGCGAGGGCGACGGGCAGCTGACCGTCGGGGATGCGGGCCTGGACCGTGAGCGTCTGTGTGGCCCGTCCCCACAGTGCGTGCTGGCCTTCGATGTTGTCAGCTTCTCGCAGGAACAGTTCCGCCTGGTGCACgtggaggtggaggtgagggATGTAAACGACCACGCGCCCCGCTTTCCCCGAGCCCAGATCCCGGTGGAGGTCTCAGAGAGCGCTCCGGTAGGCACACGCATCCCCCTGGAGGTGCCCGTGGACGAGGACGTGGGTGCCAACGGGCTGCAGAGTGTACGCCTAGCCGAGCCTCACAGCCCCTTCCGCGTGGAGCTGCAGACGCGCGCGGACGGTGCCCAGTGTGCGGACCTGGTGCTGCTACAGGAGTTGGACCGCGAGAGCCAGGCCTCCTACAGCCTGGAGCTGGTGGCTCAGGATGGCGGGCGACCGCCGCGTTCCGCCACAGCAGCCCTCAGCGTGCGTGTGCTAGATGCCAATGACCACAGCCCGGCCTTCCCACAGGGTGCCGTGGCAGAGGTGGAATTGGCCGAGGACGCACCTGTGGGATCGCTGCTGCTCGACCTGGACGCTGCCGATCCCGACGAAGGTCCCAACGGCGACGTTGTGTTCACCTTCGGCGCCCGCACCCCTCCCGAAGCCCGCCACCTCTTCCGGCTCGACCCGCGCTCTGGCCGCCTCACCTTGGCTGGGCAGGTGGACTACGAGCGCCAGGACACCTACGAGCTGGACGTGCGGGCTCAAGACCGAGGTCCAGGGCCCCGGACAGCCACCTGCAAGGTTATCGTGCGCATCCGAGACGTCAACGACAACGCTCCTGAAATTTCTATCACTCCTCTGGCCGCCCCGGGGGCTCCAGCCACCTCGCCcttcgccgccgccgccgctgccgccgcacTCGGAGGAGCGGACGCGGCCTCGTCGACTGGGTCCGGGACACAGGAAGCCGGTATCACCTCGCTGGTGCCAGAGGGGGCGGCGCGCGAGAGTCTAGTGGCGCTGGTCAGCACCTCGGACAGGGACTCGGGCGCCAACGGGCAGGTGCGCTGCGCCCTCTACGGGCACGAGCACTTTAGGCTGCAGCCGGCCTATGCTGGCAGCTACCTGGTGGTGACCGCTGCATCTCTGGACCGGGAGCGCATCGCGGAGTACAACCTGACGCTGGTGGCCGAAGACCGTGGCACACCCCCTCTTCGCACCGTCAGGCCCTACACCGTGCGAGTGGGGGACGAGAACGACAACGCACCGATCTTCACCAAGCCAGTCTATGAGGTGTCGGTCCGCGAAAACAACCCTCCAGGCGCCTACCTGGCCACAGTGGCAGCCCGCGACCCTGACGTGGGTCGCAACGGTCAAGTCACCTACCGCCTGGTAGAGGCCGAAGTGGGCCGCTCTGGGGAAGCCGTGTCCACTTACGTCTCAGTAGACCCGGCTACCGGAGCCATCTACGCTCTCCGTAGTTTTGACTATGAGACTCTGCGCCAGCTTGACGTGCGTGTCCAGGCCAGCGACGGCGGTTCCCCTCAGCTTTCCAGCAATGCTCTGGTGCAAGTGCGGGTGCTGGACCAGAATGATCATTCTCCGATCCTTGTGCATCCGGCGCCGGCTAATGGCTCCCTAGAAGTAGCGGTCCCTGGACGTTCCACCAAGGACACAGCTGTGGCGCGCATCCAGGCCCGGGATGCTGACGAAGGAGCCAACGGGGAACTGGCCTTTGATCTGCTGCAGCAGGAGCCACGCGAGGCCTTCTCCATAGGCCGCCACACGGGGGAGATCATGCTTACTGGAGACCTCTCGCAGGAGCCTCCTGGCCGCGTGTTCAAGGCCCTGCTGGTCATATCCGACGGCGGCCGTCCCCCTCTCACCACCACTGCAACCGTCAGTTTCGTGGTAACAGCCGGGGGCGGGTCAGCTGTGCCTGCCAGCTCCGGGAGCCCAGAGCACTCCCGGCCACCCGGCTCTCGCCTCGCGCCGTCGGGGCCTTCGCTGCAGTGGGACACGCCGCTGATCGTCATCATCGTGTTAGCCGGGAGCTGCACGCTGCTGCTTGCAGCCATCATCGCCATCGCCACCACCTGCAACCGCCGCAAGAAGGAG CCTTACGGTGCCTCTCCAGGCTTCGGGAAGGAGCCTGCTGCGCCCCCTGTTGCAGTCTGGAAGGGTCATTCATTCAACACCATCTCGGGCCGAGAAGCTGAGAAGTTCAGTGGGAAAGACAGCGGCAAAGGAGACAGTGATTTCAATGACAGTGACTCGGACATCAGCGGGGACGCTTTGAAAAAAGACCTCATCAACCACATGCAGAGTG gactgTGGGCGTGTACTGCTGAGTGCAAGATCCTAGGTCATTCTGATCGCTGCTGGAGCCCATCCTGTGCCGGACCCAACGTACACCCCCCTCCTCACCCACCAGCCCAGATGTCAACCTTCTGTAAGAGCACGTCCCTGCCTCGGGATCCTCTGCGCAGGGACAATTACTATCAGGCCCAGCTCCCCAAGACAGTAGGGTTGCAGAGCGTCTATGAGAAAGTACTGCATAGAGACTATGACAGGACAGTCACTTTACTCTCCCCTCCCCGTCCAGGAAGGCTCCCAGACCTGCAGGAGATTGGAGTACCCCTCTATGAATCCCCTCCTGGTAGCAGATACGTGTCCCCGAAGAAGGGAATCAATGAAAATGTGTAA